Below is a genomic region from Caulobacter rhizosphaerae.
AAGCGCTGTTCACCAGCAGGGTCACGGGTCCGAGGGCGTGGGCGGCCCGGGAGATCAGGGCGGCGGTCTGGCGCTCGTCCGCCAGTTCGGCGTCGAGGACGGCGGCGCGGCGGCCGAGGGCGGCGATCTCGTCGGCGACGGCCTGCGCGTCGGCGCGGTTCCCGCGGTAGTGGACGGCGACGTCGAACCCGGCCCGCGCCGCCTCGAGGGCCAAGGCGCGGCCGATCCGGCGGCCGGCGCCGGTGACCAGGGCCGCGCCGCGGGTCATGGCGGTCTTAGTCGAAACGGCCGAACTCGAACTTGTTGAGGCCGAGGATGACCGCCAGGAAAATGGCGATGACGCCGATCGCGAGCATGGGACAAGTCCGGTTTGAAGATGGATGTGCAGCGGCTTTAGCGGGGTGGCGGGCGCAGGGCAAGGCTCGCCCGCTCGCCGGATGGAAAAGCGCTCAACCTAAGGGAGCCTTTCGCAGCGTCCGACGTTGTCTAGCTTCGTGTCAGCAGGGGGACCTTCAGCGTGATCAAGCAGAACAAGGGCAAGGCCCGGGCCGCGGCTTCGGTCTCGATCGTGGCGACGGCGGTGGCGGCGGCCCTGATCCTGGGCGGCTGCGACAAGCTTCCAGGCGGCAAGTCGGCCGACGGGACCGCGGCGTCAGCCAGGAGCCCGACCGACATGGCCAAGGTCGGCGCCTATACCGAGGGGTTCAACAAGCTGGTCGGAACCTACGGCCTGGTGGAGACCGCCGACGACTACGCCAAGGCCGACATTTCGCGCCAATCGGCCCAGGACCCCATCATCGTCTCGGCCGGCTGGATCGAGCAGGCGCAGGACGCCCTGAAGAGCGCCCGGGCCATGCCTGGCGGTTCCAAGGCGGTCGACCAGGCCGCCGACACCCTGATCGCCGACCTCGACAAGGTGCTGGCCCGCCTGCGCCCGCTGAAGGTCTATTATGACAGCAAGGCCTATCGCGACGACGGCCTGGTCCGCGGCAAGGCCGAAGACCCGCTGATGAAGGCCGAGTTCCAGACCGCCTTGACCGACATGGACGCCTTCTCCGAAGCGCTCAAGGCCGAGCGCAACAAGCACCTGGCCGTGGAGCTGGCGGCGCTCAAGGCGCGCGGCGACCTGCTGGCCTATAACAGCAAGCTGGCCTTGCAGCAGTCGGAGTCCCTGGTCGACCTGTTCAAGTCGCCCGAGGACCTCAGCGATCCGGCGACCCTGGCCAAGGGCGACGCGATCGTCGCCCAGTTGGAGACGACCCTGGCCGACCAGCGCAAGGCCTATGCCGAGGCGAAGGCCAAGACGGGCGGCCAGATCGGTCCGACCCGCCAGATCGCGGCCGACCAGTTGACCTCGATGATCGGCAACTATCGCGACCTTAAGCGCAGCCGCAACGCCGAGGACTTCAACATGATGCAGCGCAACTACAACTCGGCCGTGGAGCTTCTGAACCTGCCCCAGCCTATAGCGCGTTAGGCGAAAGTTTGGGCGACGTCGCTTGAGGGGCGGTTCCAGACTTGTTTCCGCGTATTTTCTTCCCCCGAGCCGGGCGCCCCTTCGCTCGAGAATGCTCTAGGTTCGGCCCATGCTCTGGCGTCGTCGCGTCGAACCCTTCACCCGTCCCCTGGTCTATGCCTGGTTTCGCTGGCGGCGAGGCCTGACGATCGGCGTGCGCGGCGTGGTCACCGACGTCGAGGGACGGGTGCTGCTGGTGCAGCACACCTATGTCCATGGCTGGTACCTGCCGGGCGGCGGGGTCGAGCGGCGCGAGACGGCCGAGACGGCCCTGGCGCGGGAAATGCAGGAAGAGGCCGGCGTGCGCGTGCTGGGTCGACCGACCCTGGTCTCGGTGCACAGCAACGAGCCGCGCCACCCGGGCGACCATGTGCTGCTCTATCGCGTCCATGCCTGGGAACCGTGCGCGGCCAGCGTCCAGGGCGAGATTCACGAGGTGGGCTGGTTCGCGCCCGACGCCCTGCCGGCCGACACCACGCCCAGCACCCGCCAGCGCATCGCCGAGGCGTTGCACGGCGCCGAATGCGATCCGATGTGGTGAGGGAGATCGTCGGAATGGCGATCAGGCCTTCCCCAGTGATCAACGATCATTAAAATGGATGTTTGAACGAGGGCCGCCGTCCCGCCGGACGTGAACGACCCCGACCGGAGGAGCACGGCATGCGCGACTACCTGAAGTTCTACATCGACGGTCAGTGGGTCGAGCCGAAAGGCTCCAAGACGGTGGACGTGATCAATCCGGCCACCGAGACCGCCGCCGGCCGGGTGACCCTGGGCACGGCCGAGGATGTCGATCTGGCCGTCCGGGCCGCCCGCAAGGCCTTCCCCAGTTTCTCCCGGACCAGCCGCGAGGAGCGCATCGACCTGCTCGAGCGGGTCATCGCCGAATACCAGAAGCGCTTCGAGGACATGGCCAAGGCCATCACCGAGGAGATGGGCGCCCCGTCGTGGTTGGCCCAGCGCGCCCAGGCGGCTATGGGCATCGCCCATGTCCAGACGGCGCTCCAGGTGCTGAAGGACTACAGGTTCGAAGAGGATCGCGGCACGACCCGGCTGGTCAAGGAGCCCATCGGGGTCTGCGCCTTCATCACGCCGTGGAACTGGCCGATCAACCAGATCGCCTGCAAGGTCGCGCCCGCCCTGGCCACCGGCTGCACCATGGTGCTCAAGCCCTCGGAAGTGGCCCCGTTCTCGGCCTGGGTCTGGACCGAGATCCTGGCGGCCGCCGGCGTGCCGGCCGGGGTCTACAATCTCGTCAACGGCGACGGCCCGACCGTCGGCGCGGCGCTCTCCTCGCATCCGGAGGTCGACATGGTGTCGTTCACCGGCTCGACCCGGGCCGGGATCGAGGTGGCCCGCAACGCCGCCCCGACCGTCAAGCGCGTGCACCAGGAACTGGGCGGCAAGAGCCCCAACATCATCCTCGACGACGCCGACTTCCAGAAGGCGGTCGGCGGCGGCGTGGCCTCGGTGATGATGAACTCGGGCCAGTCGTGCAACGCCCCGACCCGGATGCTGGTCCCGCAAAAGCGCATGGACGAGGTGATCGCCATCGCCAAGGCCGCCGCCGAGGCCCACACGGTGGGCGACCCGAACGGTAATTCCAAGCTCGGCCCGGTGGTCTCCGAAGTGCAGTGGACCAAGATCCAGGGCCTGATCCAGAAGGGCGTCGACGAGGGCGCGACCCTGGTGGCCGGTGGTCCGGGCAAGCCGGAGGGGCTGGAAACCGGCTACTACGTCAAGCCGACGGTGTTCGCCAACGTCACCTCCGACATGACCATCGCCAAGGAGGAGATCTTCGGCCCGGTGCTGGCCATCCTCGGCTATGACGGCGTCGACCAGGCGGTCGAGATCGGCAACGACACCGAATACGGCCTGGCGGCCTATGTGTCGGGCAACGATCTGGCCGAAGTCCGCGCGGTGGCCTCCAAGCTCCGGGCCGGCCAGGTGATCCTGAACGGCGCCGGTCCTGACCTGATGGCCCCGTTCGGCGGCTACAAGATGAGCGGCAACGGCCGCGAATGGGGCGACCACGCGTTCGGCGAGTTCCTCGAGACTAAGGCCGTGCTGGGCTATTCGGCCAAGCAGGCGGCGGAGTAGCGCGCCGCATCGATCCCAGGCTTGGGGACATGCACTTGTGCGTGTCCCCAAGCCTGGCGTGGCGCTTCGTGGATGGGGACACGCACAAGTGCGCGTCCCCGGCCGCTACTCCGGCGCCGCCTCCACATAGGCCGGCCAGCTCAGCGCCCCGCGATCCAGCACGATGGTCTTGTCCGAATAGCCGCTGCCCATCAGTCCCGCCGGTTTGGCGGGGATGGCCGAGACGCCGCGCGGCCAGCCGTCGCGGATCTCGATCACGGCCACGTCGACCTTGCCGGCCGGACGGGCGGTGAAGCTGAGGGTGACGCCGTTGGGATCGGGCGCGTGGTAGCTGAGGCTGGTCCACTCGCCGGCCTGGGTCGGCAGGGCGATCGGCCGGCCGTTCAGGCGCGGCTGGCTCAGGTCGATACTGGGCCGCAGGCGCAGGGTCAGGACCTCGGCGCCGGCCGTCGGCACGGCGCGAACCAGCAGGCGGTCGCCGGCCCGGTCGATCGACAGCACCGGCCGCTCGACCGGCAGGACGGCGGTCGGCGCCATCCACACCGGCTCGCGGTAGAGCGGCGGATAGGCCTGGCGCACCGGCTTGGCGTCGTTGTCCGACAGCACCACCCGCGACCACGGATCCAGGCGCGGCTGGGGCGAAACCCGCCAGGCCGTGCCGGTCGACAGGTCGGCCAGATGGCTGGCTTCGGCCAGTTGCGGCCGGGCTGGTCCGCCGTCGCCCAGGCCGGCATAGGCCAGCAACCCGATCCCCGCCGCCACGGCGACGCCGGCGAAGACCGGCGCCCAGCGATAGGCGGCGAAATCGAAGGCCAGGGGCAGCAGGGCCGGGGCGGCCAGGATGGCGAAAGCCGCCAGCACGGCCGGCTCCTGCAGGCCCACCCCGGCGAAGGTCCAGGCTCCCCAGGCGCCCAGCTGGGCGACGACGGCGATGGCGATCAGGGCGACGGCCAGGGTCAGGACCCAGGCGACACGACGGTCGCGGGTTCCGCCGACGGCCATGACCAGGGCGGCGGCCAAGCTGGCGGCCAGCAGCGGCCAGGCCAGCATCACCGAGCCGCCCGGCAGCAAGGCCTGCACCGTGACCGCCAGGCCCAGCACCACCAGCAGGGCTCCCAGCCAGGCGCCGAACACGCCCACACCCTTGCCCAGGCTCAGCCAGGCCAGGACGACCACCGCGACGCCGAGACCCAGACCGATCGGGTCGAAACCGCCGACCAGGCTGCACGCGCCGCCGGCCGCCAGGCCCACCAGGCTGATCCAGATGCGACCACCGCCCCGCGCCTGCAGGATCAGGGTGGTCAGGCACACCCCGATCAGCAGGATCCCAGCGCCGGGCAGCAGCAGGTTGAACTGGCCCAGCATCGCATAGTAGCGCTGCTGGTCGACGATCCCGATCAGCCGGCCGGCCAGGTGCAGGGCCAGGATCGCACCGGCGCTCAGCAGCAGGAAACCGGCGATCCCGCGCAGGATCTCGACGAAGTTCACCGCCTTGCCGCGCAGGGCGCGGAAGCCGGTGAACAGGATCAGCACCCCAGCCGCCGCCAGGATCGCCCAGCCGATATTCACCGGATAGGCCACCAGAACGCGGGCGAGGACGTCGGAATAGATCAGGTCCGGTGATTTCGAAGGCAGGGCCGCGCCCATCGCCAGGGCCCGGACGGCGGGCAGGGCCTGGTCGCCCAGGTTCTGCAGGCTGCCCTGGTTCAGATGCTCGGGCGTGGCCAGCGGCGTGTGATAGGCCAGCTGGTCGTCGATGAAGGCGAAGTTCAGGCCCGGCAGGCCCTTGCGCAGGGCGTGGGTGAAGTCGGTGTCGTTGGGCATCCGCGCATAGACGGCGGCGGCCAGCGAGTTGGCCGTCGGCTGGTGGGCCGCGCCGGCGTAGAGGCGGACCAGGTCGCCGCTGTCGGAACCGGTCTGGAACATGGCCGCGCGGCCGGCGTCGCCCCGGGCCTCCATGTTGACCACCACGCCCACATGCTCGCGCAGAGGGTCGCGGGCGAAGAAGGCCT
It encodes:
- a CDS encoding DUF3829 domain-containing protein — translated: MIKQNKGKARAAASVSIVATAVAAALILGGCDKLPGGKSADGTAASARSPTDMAKVGAYTEGFNKLVGTYGLVETADDYAKADISRQSAQDPIIVSAGWIEQAQDALKSARAMPGGSKAVDQAADTLIADLDKVLARLRPLKVYYDSKAYRDDGLVRGKAEDPLMKAEFQTALTDMDAFSEALKAERNKHLAVELAALKARGDLLAYNSKLALQQSESLVDLFKSPEDLSDPATLAKGDAIVAQLETTLADQRKAYAEAKAKTGGQIGPTRQIAADQLTSMIGNYRDLKRSRNAEDFNMMQRNYNSAVELLNLPQPIAR
- a CDS encoding NUDIX domain-containing protein encodes the protein MLWRRRVEPFTRPLVYAWFRWRRGLTIGVRGVVTDVEGRVLLVQHTYVHGWYLPGGGVERRETAETALAREMQEEAGVRVLGRPTLVSVHSNEPRHPGDHVLLYRVHAWEPCAASVQGEIHEVGWFAPDALPADTTPSTRQRIAEALHGAECDPMW
- a CDS encoding M20/M25/M40 family metallo-hydrolase, whose amino-acid sequence is MKTIRLLGVWVCLLLGLAIANLALRTPPPLPANAPADQFSAGRAMADVRAIGRKPHPIGSNEIVRVRDHLLSRVNGLGLEVLVRPGEGVREAAKWSPRSVAVGAVQNIVATLPGADRDAPAVLVMSHYDTVHNSPGAADDSAGMAAALEIARALKAGPTPARDVIFLFTDGEEPGLLGAEAFFARDPLREHVGVVVNMEARGDAGRAAMFQTGSDSGDLVRLYAGAAHQPTANSLAAAVYARMPNDTDFTHALRKGLPGLNFAFIDDQLAYHTPLATPEHLNQGSLQNLGDQALPAVRALAMGAALPSKSPDLIYSDVLARVLVAYPVNIGWAILAAAGVLILFTGFRALRGKAVNFVEILRGIAGFLLLSAGAILALHLAGRLIGIVDQQRYYAMLGQFNLLLPGAGILLIGVCLTTLILQARGGGRIWISLVGLAAGGACSLVGGFDPIGLGLGVAVVVLAWLSLGKGVGVFGAWLGALLVVLGLAVTVQALLPGGSVMLAWPLLAASLAAALVMAVGGTRDRRVAWVLTLAVALIAIAVVAQLGAWGAWTFAGVGLQEPAVLAAFAILAAPALLPLAFDFAAYRWAPVFAGVAVAAGIGLLAYAGLGDGGPARPQLAEASHLADLSTGTAWRVSPQPRLDPWSRVVLSDNDAKPVRQAYPPLYREPVWMAPTAVLPVERPVLSIDRAGDRLLVRAVPTAGAEVLTLRLRPSIDLSQPRLNGRPIALPTQAGEWTSLSYHAPDPNGVTLSFTARPAGKVDVAVIEIRDGWPRGVSAIPAKPAGLMGSGYSDKTIVLDRGALSWPAYVEAAPE
- a CDS encoding aldehyde dehydrogenase family protein; this encodes MRDYLKFYIDGQWVEPKGSKTVDVINPATETAAGRVTLGTAEDVDLAVRAARKAFPSFSRTSREERIDLLERVIAEYQKRFEDMAKAITEEMGAPSWLAQRAQAAMGIAHVQTALQVLKDYRFEEDRGTTRLVKEPIGVCAFITPWNWPINQIACKVAPALATGCTMVLKPSEVAPFSAWVWTEILAAAGVPAGVYNLVNGDGPTVGAALSSHPEVDMVSFTGSTRAGIEVARNAAPTVKRVHQELGGKSPNIILDDADFQKAVGGGVASVMMNSGQSCNAPTRMLVPQKRMDEVIAIAKAAAEAHTVGDPNGNSKLGPVVSEVQWTKIQGLIQKGVDEGATLVAGGPGKPEGLETGYYVKPTVFANVTSDMTIAKEEIFGPVLAILGYDGVDQAVEIGNDTEYGLAAYVSGNDLAEVRAVASKLRAGQVILNGAGPDLMAPFGGYKMSGNGREWGDHAFGEFLETKAVLGYSAKQAAE